A single region of the Pseudomonas solani genome encodes:
- a CDS encoding PAS domain-containing sensor histidine kinase, protein MSPNPVRLHTWLRLQREGVPLAARADALCRALRGRPEVQQVYYLSWLEKVGIYGHEGSGQHLPPGLGDPMQASDQPLFDALAQAGRLSLDEVRGLDCWLSGRLRRAAISHGQVFDLALQPGQPGLLLVEAREGVSLDWQGWLHELLSTLLATASNLLRASPLLGHDPQPSLLLASNGDPLELNAALLALLADQPPGSVVRFLPVNHVSLVRACLEQCRAIEGVEAQFDGRILIWTFVPDPQEQRVLARCREATEQVLAEREAARARRLYRLITENTTDVISRHTPDGRFLDASPASWALLGYWPEELRGQFAQGLFHAHDLARSIQRARDALETDGYHMMTYRIRHRDGHYLWFETASRAIRETYTGAVVEVVSVSRDITARVQAEENKRRLAEVVEANTDPVLFINADDRVTYLNPAARHTLQLDEQQPMPLLSELFAPDDLLRLQAGREKAEQTGVWSADSRLQPSSGGASVPVSLVLLAHRVAGGERYYSLVARDMTERELREAQQRRHQDELAHTARLVTLGELASGIAHEINQPLAAVVNYASASQRYLHALDSNPQAADRVAQGLERITEHANHASEVIKRLRGFLRKGQRRMQALDVAEVAREAVRLCAWEASACQVVIEEQLPDNLPPVYADRVLLEQVLLNLLRNAIDANRDAHPGRASRIVLLAGQLGGGVEVGVRDQGPGLGEDELERIFTPFYTSKPDGLGLGLSMSRSIVEGFGGALVGERLEGGGLLMRCRLPQQ, encoded by the coding sequence ATGAGCCCGAATCCGGTCCGCCTGCATACCTGGTTGCGCCTGCAGCGCGAAGGCGTGCCGTTGGCTGCTAGAGCCGATGCCTTGTGCCGTGCCTTGCGCGGCCGCCCCGAAGTACAACAGGTCTATTACCTGAGCTGGCTGGAAAAGGTGGGTATCTACGGTCACGAAGGCAGTGGGCAGCACCTGCCTCCAGGCCTGGGCGATCCGATGCAGGCCAGTGACCAGCCGCTCTTCGACGCATTGGCCCAGGCCGGCAGGCTGAGCCTGGATGAGGTGCGCGGGCTCGACTGCTGGCTGTCCGGGCGCCTGCGCCGTGCAGCGATCAGCCATGGGCAGGTGTTCGACCTGGCCCTGCAGCCTGGCCAGCCCGGCCTGCTGCTGGTGGAGGCACGCGAAGGCGTCAGCCTGGATTGGCAGGGCTGGTTGCACGAGCTGCTCTCGACCCTGCTGGCGACCGCCAGCAACCTGCTGCGGGCTTCGCCGCTGCTGGGGCATGACCCGCAACCGAGTCTATTGCTGGCCTCCAATGGCGACCCGCTGGAGCTGAATGCGGCCTTGTTGGCGCTGCTGGCCGATCAGCCACCCGGTTCGGTCGTGCGCTTCCTGCCGGTCAACCATGTCTCGCTGGTGCGTGCTTGCCTCGAGCAATGCCGAGCCATCGAGGGTGTCGAGGCGCAGTTCGACGGACGCATCCTGATCTGGACCTTCGTGCCGGACCCTCAGGAACAGCGCGTGCTGGCGCGCTGCCGCGAAGCCACGGAGCAGGTGCTGGCCGAGCGCGAGGCCGCCAGGGCAAGGCGCCTGTACCGCCTGATCACCGAGAACACCACCGACGTCATCTCCCGGCACACCCCGGATGGCCGATTCCTCGACGCCTCGCCGGCTTCCTGGGCATTGCTCGGCTACTGGCCGGAGGAACTCCGGGGCCAGTTCGCTCAAGGCCTGTTCCATGCCCATGATCTGGCCAGGTCGATCCAGCGCGCTCGCGATGCGCTGGAGACCGATGGCTACCACATGATGACCTACCGTATCCGCCACCGTGACGGCCATTACCTGTGGTTTGAAACGGCCAGTCGGGCCATCCGCGAGACCTACACCGGAGCGGTCGTGGAGGTGGTCAGCGTCTCGCGCGACATCACCGCGCGGGTGCAGGCCGAGGAGAACAAGCGTCGCCTGGCCGAAGTGGTTGAAGCCAATACGGACCCGGTGCTGTTCATCAACGCGGACGATCGGGTCACCTACCTCAACCCGGCGGCGCGCCATACGCTGCAGTTGGATGAGCAGCAGCCGATGCCCTTGCTCAGCGAGCTGTTCGCCCCGGACGACCTCCTGCGCTTGCAGGCCGGGCGCGAGAAGGCCGAGCAGACCGGTGTCTGGAGTGCCGACTCCCGCCTGCAGCCGTCATCCGGTGGGGCGTCGGTGCCGGTGTCCCTTGTGCTGTTGGCCCATCGGGTGGCCGGCGGCGAGCGCTACTACTCGCTGGTGGCCCGGGACATGACCGAACGTGAGCTGCGCGAGGCGCAGCAGCGCCGTCATCAGGACGAACTGGCGCACACGGCGCGCCTGGTCACGCTGGGCGAACTGGCATCCGGCATCGCCCACGAGATCAATCAACCACTGGCGGCGGTGGTCAACTACGCCAGCGCCAGCCAGCGCTACCTGCATGCTCTGGACAGCAATCCCCAGGCAGCCGACCGGGTGGCGCAGGGGCTGGAGCGCATCACCGAGCATGCCAATCACGCCTCCGAGGTCATCAAGCGCCTGCGTGGCTTCCTCCGCAAGGGGCAGCGGCGCATGCAGGCTCTGGACGTGGCCGAGGTGGCGCGCGAGGCCGTGCGCCTGTGCGCCTGGGAGGCCTCTGCCTGCCAGGTGGTGATCGAAGAGCAATTGCCGGACAATCTGCCGCCCGTCTACGCCGATCGAGTCCTGCTCGAACAGGTACTCCTGAATCTCCTGCGCAATGCCATCGATGCCAACCGGGATGCCCACCCGGGCCGTGCCTCTCGGATCGTGCTGCTGGCCGGCCAGCTAGGCGGCGGGGTGGAGGTCGGCGTTCGTGACCAGGGCCCCGGGCTCGGCGAAGACGAGCTGGAGCGGATCTTCACCCCGTTCTACACCAGCAAGCCGGATGGGCTCGGGCTGGGGCTGTCGATGAGTCGCAGCATCGTCGAAGGCTTTGGCGGAGCCCTGGTCGGCGAGCGCTTGGAGGGTGGCGGATTGCTGATGCGTTGCCGGCTGCCCCAGCAGTGA
- a CDS encoding acyl-CoA synthetase translates to MSIFEQGLAPAAVNHIALSPLSFIERTASVYPDYPAVVHGSIRRTWAETYSRCRRLASALAGRGIGKGDTVAVMLPNIPAMLEAHFGVPMIGAVLNTLNVRLDAEAIAFMLQHGEAKVVIADREFFDVIHAAIGMLDHPPLVIDVDDPEYGESQAVSDLDYEAFLAEGDPEFAWQWPEDEWQAISLNYTSGTTGNPKGVVYHHRGAYLNALGNQMTWAMGNHPVYLWTLPMFHCNGWCYPWTITALAGVHIFLRRVDPQKILTLIRDEQVTHLCGAPIVLNALVNMPTEAKAAIDHPVNAMVAGAAPPAKVIGAVEEMGIRVTHVYGLTEVYGPVTLCAWHAEWDALPLERRAEIKARQGVRYPTLEGVMVGDPKTLEPTPRDGQTIGEIFMRGNTVMKGYLKNPSATAEAFEGGWFHTGDLAVCHPDGYVEIKDRLKDIIISGGENISTIELEGVIYRHPAVLEAAVVARPDEKWGETPCAFVTLKATHPNVRESDIIGFCRDHLAGFKVPRTVIFTDLPKTSTGKIQKYVLRDIAKAL, encoded by the coding sequence ATGTCGATCTTCGAACAGGGTCTTGCCCCTGCAGCCGTGAACCACATCGCCCTGTCGCCGCTCAGCTTCATCGAGCGCACCGCCAGCGTCTATCCCGATTACCCGGCCGTGGTCCACGGTTCGATCCGCCGCACATGGGCGGAAACCTACAGCCGTTGCCGGCGCCTGGCCTCTGCTCTGGCCGGGCGCGGTATCGGCAAGGGGGACACGGTGGCGGTGATGCTGCCGAACATCCCCGCCATGCTCGAGGCGCACTTCGGGGTGCCGATGATTGGCGCGGTGCTCAACACCCTCAACGTGCGCCTGGATGCGGAGGCCATCGCCTTCATGCTGCAGCACGGCGAGGCCAAGGTCGTGATCGCCGACCGCGAATTCTTCGACGTGATCCACGCGGCCATCGGCATGCTCGACCATCCGCCGCTGGTCATCGATGTCGACGACCCGGAGTACGGTGAAAGCCAGGCCGTCAGCGACCTGGATTACGAAGCCTTCCTCGCGGAGGGCGATCCCGAGTTCGCCTGGCAATGGCCGGAAGACGAATGGCAGGCGATCAGCCTCAACTACACCTCCGGCACCACCGGCAACCCCAAGGGGGTGGTCTATCACCACCGCGGCGCCTACCTGAACGCCCTGGGCAACCAGATGACCTGGGCCATGGGCAACCACCCGGTCTACCTGTGGACGCTGCCGATGTTTCACTGCAACGGCTGGTGCTACCCGTGGACGATCACCGCGCTCGCCGGCGTTCACATCTTCCTGCGTCGCGTCGACCCGCAGAAGATCCTTACCCTGATCCGCGACGAGCAGGTGACCCACCTGTGCGGCGCGCCCATCGTGCTCAACGCCCTGGTCAACATGCCGACCGAAGCCAAGGCCGCTATCGATCACCCCGTCAATGCGATGGTCGCCGGGGCCGCGCCACCGGCCAAAGTGATAGGTGCCGTGGAGGAAATGGGCATTCGCGTCACCCACGTCTATGGACTCACCGAGGTGTATGGCCCGGTGACGCTGTGCGCCTGGCATGCGGAGTGGGACGCCCTGCCGCTGGAGCGGCGTGCCGAGATCAAAGCCCGCCAGGGCGTCCGCTACCCGACCCTCGAGGGGGTGATGGTCGGTGACCCGAAGACGCTGGAGCCGACCCCGCGCGACGGCCAGACCATCGGCGAGATATTCATGCGGGGCAACACGGTGATGAAGGGCTATCTGAAGAACCCCAGCGCCACGGCAGAGGCGTTCGAGGGCGGCTGGTTCCATACCGGCGACCTCGCCGTCTGCCACCCGGACGGCTACGTGGAAATCAAGGATCGCCTGAAGGACATCATCATTTCCGGTGGCGAGAATATCTCCACCATCGAACTCGAAGGTGTGATCTACCGCCACCCCGCCGTCCTGGAGGCGGCGGTGGTAGCCCGCCCGGACGAGAAGTGGGGCGAGACGCCCTGTGCGTTCGTCACCCTCAAGGCCACCCACCCGAACGTGCGCGAGAGCGACATCATCGGCTTCTGCCGTGATCACCTGGCCGGCTTCAAGGTGCCCCGCACCGTGATCTTCACCGACCTCCCGAAAACCTCGACCGGGAAGATCCAGAAGTACGTCCTGCGCGATATCGCCAAGGCCCTCTAG
- a CDS encoding DUF485 domain-containing protein: MTPTEPSHAQHCERIRANPAFQQLVRSRSRLAWSLSAAVLGTYYLFMLVVAFHPAALHSPLSEGRQLTLGIPVAAAIIVLSWLCTGWYVYRSNTRFDALSAEFLKELK, from the coding sequence ATGACCCCCACCGAACCCTCCCATGCGCAGCATTGCGAACGTATTCGCGCGAACCCGGCATTTCAGCAACTGGTGCGCAGTCGCTCGCGCCTGGCCTGGTCACTGAGCGCCGCCGTCCTGGGTACCTATTACCTGTTCATGCTGGTGGTCGCCTTCCACCCGGCCGCGCTGCACAGCCCGTTGAGCGAAGGCCGCCAACTGACCCTGGGCATCCCCGTGGCAGCCGCGATCATCGTGCTGTCCTGGCTGTGCACCGGCTGGTACGTCTACCGCTCCAACACCCGGTTCGACGCCCTCAGCGCCGAGTTCCTGAAGGAGCTGAAATAA
- a CDS encoding cation acetate symporter, with protein MRLRTFGLAGLFLAPISTFAAPLVAEKQPINLHAIAMFFVFVMGTLAITWWAARQTRSTSDFYTAGGGISGFQNGLAIAGDYMSAATLLGLSSLVFAKGYDGFVYTVAFFVGWPIITFLMAERLRNLGRFTFADIVSYRLDQSRIRTFAALGSLTVVCCYLVVQMVGAGQLIKLLFGLEYTTAVMVVGVLMLVYVIFGGMIATTWVQIIKAVLLLAGGTTLAGLALSEFGFSLENLATRAVDVHALGWNIMGPGSMLADPINAASLSLGLVFGIAGLPHILMRFFTVPNAKEARKSVFYATGFIGFFFLVVMVLGYSAIVIVGTDPQFFVGGDIKGALIGGGNMVAMHLAKAVGGNLFLGFLSAVAFATILAVVSGLALAGASAISHDLYASVLKKGTATEAQEMRVTRIATVCLGIVAIGLGILFEKQNVAFLVGLTFGIAASTNFPVLIMAMYWKNLTTRGALAGGFVGLLTALVLVILSPAVWVSVLGHAAAIYPYDHPALFSMPLAFLVIVVVSKLDRTTRAACERAAFDDQFVRAQTGLGAAAAASH; from the coding sequence ATGCGGCTGCGCACCTTCGGCCTGGCGGGCCTGTTCCTCGCCCCCATCAGCACTTTCGCCGCCCCCCTGGTTGCGGAGAAACAACCGATCAACCTGCACGCGATCGCCATGTTCTTCGTGTTCGTCATGGGCACGCTGGCGATCACCTGGTGGGCCGCGCGGCAGACCCGGTCGACCTCGGACTTCTACACCGCAGGAGGCGGCATCAGCGGGTTCCAGAACGGCCTGGCGATAGCCGGTGACTACATGTCCGCCGCTACGCTGCTGGGCTTGTCGAGCCTGGTGTTCGCCAAGGGGTACGACGGCTTCGTCTATACCGTGGCGTTCTTCGTCGGCTGGCCGATCATCACCTTCCTCATGGCCGAACGCCTGCGCAATCTCGGGCGCTTCACCTTCGCCGACATCGTTTCCTATCGCCTCGATCAGTCAAGGATTCGAACCTTCGCAGCCCTGGGCTCGCTGACCGTGGTGTGCTGCTACCTGGTGGTGCAGATGGTCGGCGCGGGTCAACTGATCAAGCTGCTGTTCGGCCTTGAATACACCACCGCGGTGATGGTGGTCGGCGTGCTCATGCTGGTCTATGTGATCTTCGGCGGCATGATCGCCACCACCTGGGTGCAGATCATCAAGGCGGTCCTGCTGCTTGCCGGGGGCACCACCCTGGCCGGGCTGGCGCTGTCCGAGTTCGGCTTCAGCCTGGAAAACCTGGCCACTCGGGCGGTGGACGTCCACGCCCTGGGCTGGAACATCATGGGGCCAGGTTCCATGCTGGCCGACCCGATCAACGCGGCCTCCCTGTCGCTTGGCCTGGTGTTCGGCATCGCCGGCCTGCCGCATATCCTGATGCGCTTCTTCACCGTGCCCAACGCCAAGGAAGCCCGCAAGTCGGTGTTCTACGCCACCGGCTTCATCGGCTTCTTCTTCCTGGTGGTCATGGTGCTGGGGTACAGCGCCATCGTCATCGTCGGCACCGACCCGCAGTTCTTCGTCGGCGGCGATATCAAAGGCGCCCTGATCGGCGGCGGCAACATGGTTGCCATGCACCTGGCGAAGGCGGTAGGCGGCAACCTGTTCCTCGGTTTCCTTTCTGCGGTGGCCTTCGCCACCATCCTGGCGGTGGTATCGGGCCTCGCCCTGGCAGGCGCCTCGGCCATCTCCCATGACCTCTACGCCAGCGTGCTGAAGAAAGGCACCGCTACGGAAGCGCAAGAGATGCGCGTAACCCGCATCGCGACCGTTTGCCTGGGCATCGTCGCAATCGGCCTGGGCATCCTCTTCGAGAAGCAGAACGTCGCGTTCCTCGTCGGCCTGACCTTCGGTATCGCCGCCTCGACCAACTTCCCGGTCCTGATCATGGCCATGTACTGGAAGAACCTGACCACGCGTGGCGCCTTGGCAGGTGGGTTCGTGGGGCTGCTCACCGCCCTGGTGCTGGTGATCCTGTCGCCTGCGGTGTGGGTATCGGTACTGGGCCATGCCGCGGCGATCTACCCCTACGACCACCCTGCCCTGTTCTCCATGCCGCTGGCGTTTCTCGTCATCGTGGTGGTTTCCAAGCTGGACCGCACCACCCGGGCCGCCTGTGAGCGTGCGGCATTCGATGACCAGTTCGTGCGCGCCCAGACCGGCCTGGGGGCCGCTGCCGCCGCCAGCCACTGA